The following coding sequences are from one Beggiatoa alba B18LD window:
- a CDS encoding nucleotidyltransferase family protein produces MRTLAEIQQILRNYQPELKSKYGIERLALFGPYAHQEQTKEGDIDILVSWWNTLRYSTLLPHHH; encoded by the coding sequence ATGCGAACACTTGCTGAAATTCAACAAATTTTACGAAACTATCAACCCGAATTAAAAAGCAAATATGGTATTGAACGACTAGCACTTTTTGGCCCGTATGCGCATCAAGAACAAACAAAAGAGGGTGATATTGATATTTTAGTTTCATGGTGGAATACGCTACGCTATTCCACCCTACTCCCTCACCACCATTAA
- the nadN gene encoding NAD nucleotidase, producing the protein MTQCFLKKRGLAFAIASSLWAVAPVSFAELSITEVGRYQSHLFAQGGAEIVAFDPLTKQVFVVNASAAQVDVLSLSDIANPQKVSTIDAKSLGAGANSVAVKNGIVAVAIENVDKQANGLVAFYDSRTLALLKTVAVGALPDMVTFSPDGKTVLVANEGEPNADYTVDPEGSISVIDISNGVENAVAKVASFSAFNSQKTALLNKGVRIFGKNANVAQDLEPEYITVTADSKTAYVSLQEANALAVVDIATAKVLDVVPLGYKDHSQGAPSLQTFNFPVMPDLHTNAMGETVKLGGFSGLHFEGIDSTTGNYKFVTIPDRGPDAGLVDVDGDGVEERIFTIPTYQVRVVRFEVNPQTGVVTLTQQTPLTRQDGITPITGLPNIAGADESPAEQVPSGGAFTVEGKQYNKLDYDIFGADLEGIVINPVDNSFWMVDEQRPAIYHFLADGKLANRFVPQGTDPEGLGRYGVESLPAVYKSRVNNRGFEAVALDTEQNILYAFIQTPLANPTAAASSASKVIRMLGINPATGEPVAEYVYLLEKPAVRGSVVDKIGDAVYAGNGQFYVIERDSDLTANSIKPIFKIDLKGATNLLSSNISLLPDLTLEQHTPDQLASVGIQAVHKRKVLNLPSIGYLPSDKAEGLTVLPDGKLAVISDNDFAANPATAQIQLGIISFGTNYGLDASDKDEIINIHNWPVLGSYMPDSLANVSINGNTYIVTANEGDSRDYAGFSEEVRIGSSKVVLDPIIFPNAAELKQDAQLGRLKITNTQGDIDGDGDYDELYAFGARSFSVWDNRGNLVYDSGDHFERFTAQLLPEFFNTSHDNNKFDDRSDDKGVEPEAIAVGEVNGQPYVFVGFERLGGVAIYNLSNPHAPQFVNYVNNRHFAVAPAENADTGDLGPEGFSFVHASQSPTGNALLVIGNEISGSTTLYQLIDSATNVTLPNLGASTATSASGESVNKQASFAGGVSVQDNAFNPSLGHKLAEKATVRGRIYVDPADVGKSAELVVYAAYKPILAANSPNVPATYFMLNTHNQILMWDGKPSTLVAYQTNVTLGAQQDVLLYDATWLTAGYLELSFGYRLSDGTLVVNDTPIKVTINDTPVIALRTSLIHINDSHSHVTEETIDLKLNGTTTRVNMGGYARVASKVNALRATATNPLVLHIGDAIVGTLYYSLFKGAADAAAMNTIKFDAFTLGNHEFDDGNANLAQFLKQLDNIPALATNIDVSQSADLKALVKPYLIKEIDGQKVALVGITTLKTLVSSSPDDDITFTNEIEAAKKVVAELEGMGINKIIFMTHYGYTQDIELAKQVSGIDVILGGDSHTLLGNFNNIGLSSEGAYPTIARTPAGEKVCIGQAWQYAYVVGFMTVDFDEAGNVLYCDGQPTLLLGDNFQQANTAGTFVAVSEATKQQLSQTIANEHTSEIVPQSDAMNSVLSLFSEQVSVLKQTVIGKSTDNLLHVRIPSKHSSGVELTHGSMVAPLVAEGFYQQLKTRNYNPDLVLQNAGGVRIDVPQGNITIDTAYTLLPFGNTIYVVDLTGAEVKQAIEDGLTNHFDNGGSSGSFPYAYGIRYTIDMNQAKGQRVTQLAVMSKTDGTYSPINNETLYHVGVNSFMASGGDGYTTLKNVIAERRVDTFFDYAESFVNYMKEVGTISSPSSYNLTYIPKN; encoded by the coding sequence ATGACACAATGTTTTCTAAAAAAGCGTGGTTTGGCGTTCGCCATTGCTAGCAGTTTGTGGGCGGTCGCGCCTGTTAGTTTTGCAGAGTTAAGCATCACGGAAGTAGGGCGTTATCAAAGCCATTTATTTGCGCAGGGTGGCGCGGAGATTGTGGCGTTTGACCCTTTGACAAAGCAGGTTTTTGTGGTGAATGCGAGCGCGGCACAGGTGGATGTGTTGAGCTTAAGCGATATTGCTAACCCGCAAAAGGTGAGCACGATTGATGCGAAATCATTAGGCGCAGGGGCGAATAGTGTCGCGGTGAAAAATGGCATTGTCGCGGTTGCCATTGAGAATGTAGATAAGCAAGCTAATGGTTTAGTGGCTTTTTATGATAGTCGGACGTTAGCGTTATTAAAAACAGTGGCGGTGGGCGCGTTGCCTGATATGGTGACGTTTAGTCCTGACGGTAAAACGGTATTAGTGGCAAACGAAGGCGAGCCAAACGCGGATTATACGGTTGACCCTGAAGGCTCTATTAGTGTGATTGATATCAGTAATGGGGTTGAAAACGCCGTTGCGAAAGTGGCGAGTTTTTCAGCGTTTAATAGTCAGAAAACGGCTTTATTAAATAAGGGTGTGCGGATTTTTGGTAAAAATGCCAATGTCGCGCAGGATTTAGAGCCTGAATATATTACGGTGACTGCTGATAGTAAAACCGCTTATGTGAGTTTGCAGGAGGCGAATGCCTTAGCGGTTGTCGATATTGCAACGGCAAAAGTGTTGGATGTCGTGCCGTTAGGTTATAAAGACCATAGCCAAGGCGCGCCGAGTTTGCAAACGTTTAATTTCCCTGTTATGCCTGATTTGCATACTAATGCAATGGGTGAAACGGTGAAGTTGGGCGGTTTTTCAGGCTTGCATTTTGAGGGGATTGATAGCACGACAGGCAATTATAAATTTGTCACGATTCCCGATAGAGGCCCTGATGCGGGTTTAGTCGATGTCGATGGCGATGGGGTGGAGGAGCGTATTTTCACGATTCCAACTTATCAAGTGCGTGTCGTGCGTTTTGAAGTGAATCCTCAAACTGGGGTTGTGACTTTAACCCAGCAAACGCCTTTAACTCGTCAAGATGGCATCACGCCGATTACAGGCTTGCCCAATATTGCAGGGGCGGATGAATCTCCTGCCGAGCAAGTGCCTAGCGGTGGCGCGTTTACCGTTGAAGGTAAGCAGTACAATAAATTAGACTACGATATCTTTGGCGCGGATTTAGAAGGTATCGTGATTAATCCTGTTGATAATTCTTTTTGGATGGTGGATGAGCAACGCCCTGCGATTTATCATTTTTTAGCAGATGGCAAGTTAGCGAATCGTTTTGTACCGCAAGGCACAGACCCTGAAGGTTTGGGGCGTTATGGGGTGGAAAGTTTGCCCGCTGTGTATAAATCGCGGGTGAATAATCGCGGTTTTGAAGCGGTTGCTTTAGATACCGAACAAAATATTTTATATGCATTTATTCAAACGCCATTAGCCAATCCTACTGCTGCCGCGTCTAGTGCGTCTAAAGTCATTCGGATGTTAGGCATTAACCCTGCGACGGGTGAACCTGTTGCGGAATATGTGTATTTATTAGAAAAACCTGCCGTGCGTGGCAGTGTGGTCGATAAAATCGGCGACGCGGTTTATGCGGGTAATGGTCAATTTTATGTTATCGAGCGCGATTCTGATTTAACCGCGAATAGTATTAAGCCTATTTTTAAAATTGATTTAAAAGGCGCGACTAATTTATTAAGCAGTAATATCAGTTTATTACCTGATTTAACCTTAGAGCAACACACGCCCGACCAATTAGCCAGTGTCGGCATTCAAGCAGTACATAAACGCAAAGTTTTAAATTTACCCTCTATCGGTTATTTACCCAGCGACAAAGCGGAAGGCTTAACGGTTTTACCTGATGGCAAATTAGCGGTTATCAGTGATAACGATTTTGCGGCGAATCCTGCGACGGCACAAATTCAATTAGGCATTATCAGCTTTGGCACAAATTACGGGTTGGATGCCAGCGATAAAGACGAGATTATCAATATTCATAACTGGCCCGTTTTAGGCAGTTATATGCCTGATTCTTTGGCAAACGTGTCTATTAATGGCAACACTTATATTGTCACCGCCAATGAAGGCGACTCCCGCGACTATGCAGGCTTTAGCGAAGAGGTGCGGATTGGTAGCAGTAAAGTTGTGTTAGACCCGATTATCTTCCCTAATGCGGCAGAGTTAAAACAGGATGCGCAACTGGGACGCTTAAAAATCACCAATACTCAAGGCGATATCGACGGCGATGGTGATTATGACGAGCTTTATGCCTTTGGGGCGCGTTCCTTCTCCGTTTGGGATAATCGTGGCAATTTAGTGTATGACAGTGGCGACCACTTTGAACGCTTTACCGCGCAATTATTGCCTGAGTTTTTTAACACCAGTCACGACAATAACAAGTTTGATGACCGTAGCGACGATAAAGGCGTAGAACCTGAAGCTATCGCGGTGGGTGAAGTCAATGGACAGCCTTATGTGTTCGTCGGTTTTGAACGTTTAGGCGGGGTTGCGATTTATAATCTGAGCAATCCCCACGCGCCACAATTCGTGAACTATGTGAATAATCGGCACTTTGCTGTCGCACCTGCGGAAAATGCAGATACAGGAGATTTAGGGCCGGAAGGCTTTTCCTTTGTTCACGCTTCACAAAGCCCAACAGGTAACGCATTACTCGTGATTGGTAATGAAATCAGTGGTTCAACGACTTTATACCAACTGATTGATAGCGCGACCAATGTCACCCTGCCCAACTTAGGCGCAAGTACAGCGACCAGCGCGAGCGGGGAAAGTGTGAATAAACAAGCCAGCTTTGCGGGTGGTGTTTCTGTTCAAGATAATGCCTTTAATCCTAGCTTAGGGCATAAATTAGCAGAAAAAGCGACGGTACGCGGTCGGATTTATGTTGACCCTGCCGATGTGGGCAAATCTGCGGAATTAGTCGTATATGCGGCATATAAACCTATTTTAGCCGCAAACTCGCCAAATGTTCCCGCGACATATTTCATGCTGAACACCCATAACCAGATTTTAATGTGGGATGGAAAACCTAGCACCTTAGTCGCGTATCAAACCAATGTCACCCTTGGCGCACAACAAGATGTGTTACTTTACGATGCAACATGGCTTACAGCAGGTTATTTAGAATTAAGTTTCGGCTACCGTTTAAGCGATGGCACGCTGGTCGTGAATGACACGCCGATTAAAGTCACCATTAACGACACGCCTGTTATTGCCTTACGTACGAGCCTGATTCATATCAACGATAGCCATTCACATGTCACTGAAGAAACTATTGATTTAAAACTCAATGGCACAACGACACGGGTTAATATGGGCGGTTATGCCCGTGTTGCCAGTAAAGTGAATGCCTTGCGGGCAACAGCAACCAATCCTTTAGTGTTACATATCGGCGATGCAATTGTAGGAACGCTGTATTATTCACTCTTCAAAGGCGCGGCGGATGCAGCGGCGATGAATACCATCAAATTTGATGCATTTACCCTAGGCAATCATGAATTTGACGATGGCAACGCCAATCTAGCGCAATTCCTTAAGCAACTCGATAATATTCCCGCTTTAGCGACGAATATCGACGTTTCACAAAGTGCTGACTTAAAAGCATTAGTTAAACCTTATCTGATTAAAGAAATTGACGGGCAAAAAGTCGCTTTAGTTGGGATTACCACCTTAAAAACCCTCGTCAGTTCTTCCCCTGATGATGACATCACCTTTACCAACGAAATCGAAGCCGCGAAAAAAGTCGTGGCGGAATTGGAAGGCATGGGCATCAATAAAATCATCTTCATGACCCACTACGGCTATACACAAGATATTGAATTAGCCAAACAAGTATCAGGTATTGACGTAATTTTAGGCGGTGATTCACATACTTTATTAGGCAATTTCAACAATATCGGCTTAAGTTCCGAAGGTGCGTATCCCACCATTGCCCGCACTCCCGCAGGGGAAAAAGTATGTATCGGGCAAGCATGGCAATACGCTTATGTCGTTGGTTTTATGACCGTAGATTTTGACGAAGCGGGTAATGTTTTATATTGCGATGGTCAACCGACTTTATTACTGGGTGATAACTTCCAACAAGCCAATACAGCGGGTACTTTTGTCGCGGTTTCTGAGGCTACCAAACAGCAATTAAGCCAAACCATTGCGAATGAACACACATCGGAAATCGTGCCACAAAGTGACGCAATGAATAGTGTTTTATCTCTATTTAGCGAGCAAGTCAGCGTTTTAAAACAAACCGTTATCGGTAAATCAACGGATAATCTGTTACATGTTCGCATTCCCAGCAAACACAGCTCAGGCGTAGAACTGACACACGGCAGTATGGTCGCGCCCTTAGTCGCTGAAGGTTTCTATCAACAACTGAAAACCCGTAACTATAACCCTGATTTAGTGTTACAAAATGCGGGCGGTGTGCGGATTGACGTTCCACAAGGCAATATCACCATTGATACCGCTTACACCTTGTTACCCTTTGGCAATACGATTTATGTTGTAGATTTAACGGGCGCAGAAGTAAAACAAGCGATAGAAGACGGTTTAACAAACCACTTTGACAACGGCGGTTCTAGTGGTTCATTCCCTTATGCCTATGGGATTCGTTACACCATTGATATGAATCAAGCCAAAGGGCAACGAGTCACGCAATTAGCAGTGATGAGTAAAACCGATGGCACATACAGCCCCATTAACAACGAGACTTTATACCATGTCGGGGTTAACTCCTTCATGGCAAGCGGTGGTGATGGTTATACAACCTTGAAAAATGTGATTGCAGAACGTCGCGTCGATACCTTCTTTGATTATGCTGAATCTTTTGTTAATTACATGAAAGAAGTCGGCACAATCAGCTCGCCGAGCAGTTACAACTTAACGTATATTCCGAAAAATTAA